One window from the genome of Myripristis murdjan chromosome 6, fMyrMur1.1, whole genome shotgun sequence encodes:
- the LOC115361087 gene encoding ras-related and estrogen-regulated growth inhibitor-like protein: MDANIIVMGTESVGKSALTVRLLTRRFIGEYGDIESIYSRSFMVDGREITLNIWDSPYSEDLSMETSLFEKRVQWADGFVLVYSICDRASFNSVSRLIQTIKSIKDYLNVGKVPIVIVGNKRDLHHRRTVQSEEGRLLALTTDCHFYEVSAAENYHSVLMVFHGLVDRMKDSKSATKRPLGFKGIVKSMSAVFARRRIDSL, from the exons ATGGATGCCAACATTATTGTTATGGGGACGGAGAGCGTTGGTAAATCAG cATTAACGGTGCGGCTCTTGACTCGGAGATTTATTGGAGAGTATGGAGATATTG AATCCATCTACAGCCGCAGTTTTATGGTGGATGGAAGAGAAATCACGCTCAATATTTGGGATTCACCTTATTCTGAG GATCTCTCCATGGAGACATCGCTGTTTGAGAAGAGGGTCCAGTGGGCAGACGGCTTTGTTCTCGTCTACAGCATCTGCGACAGGGCCAGCTTCAACTCCGTCAGCAGGCTCATACAGACTATCAAATCCATCAAAGACTACCTAAATGTAGGCAAAGTGCCCATAGTGATTGTGGGGAACAAGAGGGACCTACACCACAGACGGACGGTCCAGAGCGAGGAGGGTAGGCTCCTGGCTCTCACCACAGACTGCCATTTCTATGAGGTTTCAGCGGCTGAGAACTACCACAGCGTGCTCATGGTTTTTCATGGGCTGGTGGACAGGATGAAGGATTCAAAGTCAGCCACAAAGAGGCCTTTGGGATTCAAGGGCATAGTAAAAAGCATGTCTGCAGTGTTCGCCAGAAGACGCATAGACTCCTTGTAA